In Rhodopirellula sp. P2, the DNA window CTGCATCACCGCTGCGGTGCCTGATGGGATGCTGGTGAGGTCTTCGGTGATTCGAACGCCTTCACGCAGTTCGACTTGGCGGAATCCGATCAGGTATTCAATTCGTTCACAGGTGTGTTCCGGGCAACCGCAGAAGACGCCTTGGCTGCAGCTGGTTTCGCTGCGGCGTAGGTGACGCAGGTTGATTCCCCAGCCTCGCAAGCGACTGTCGACATCGACGGCCACCGTTCCCGCAAGTTGGCTGGGAAATGCGACTTGTTGTTGATCTTCGACGCTGCCGTTGGCCACGTTGATGAAGGGACGACCAAGGTATTGTGAGTCTGCACCACTGGCACGGTAGCTGTCGGTTTCTTCCCCGATTCCAAAACCTTCTGCACCGATGCCCCAGGTGTGGCACTTGTCCAACCAGAATCCAAACTTCAGACGCAAACCGTCCATGTTGTCGGTCAAGACATCTTCTCCGCCGTACAACACGCGACCCGGATCATTCGGGAAACGTTGAGATGGCAACACGTCGGTGGACACCAATGGTGGCAACGACATGCCATCTTGCCACCACATCAGGTACTCAGCCGAGAACCATCCGTCCTGTGGCCAGCAAAGCGTCATGCAGGGACGCATCGCGTCGCAGTCGTTGTACTCGCCGCACATTGGATCGCCGTTGTGGCAAACCCCACTGCCGCAACCGATGCCATCGCATCCGCCATAGCTGAGTGAACCGCAACCGCCATCGCACCCATGGTCGCCGCATCCGCAGCTGCCCATTGGCATGGAGTCGCAACCACCGTCCAGCATCGGGTCGTAGATGACCTGACCGTCCAAGGGCATGGAATGCGTCATCGGGCCTTCTTCAATGATCGGGTGGATCGAAGGCGGCATGGGCGGAGAAGGCAAAGGTGACGTGTGGTCCACCAAGCGAACGTTCGCCGACTTCGGGCGATTCGCGTTGGTCGACTGCGAGGTCGTTTTTTGCGAGAGGTCTCGGACCGGCTGCCACGATGCTCGAGCGTTCTGCTCGATGTAGCTCGCGTTGCGGACCGAACCGGATTGGTTCGACCGAGTTGAATTGGTTTGTGCATGCAGAGGGGCTGCCATCACGGCGAGCGTCCCAAAGATACAGAAGTAAAACAGACGTTTTGACACGGGCGTCACCCATCAATAGCTGGAGTCGGGGGGGGAGGTGAGGATCGACCCCGTTGGCCAGACTGACAAATGCATGTCGAGTCACGCCGTCGGTCGAGAATCACCGGCTCACCACTCGTATCGACCCGGTTTGTCGAGATCCTGCATCCAAAAACCTCAAAATTGGAAAAATCGTTACGGTCGCCGTTCTCGGAAAACTCAGCTGAAGGGCCCTGTCTTGCCAGGATTGCCTGGGTTGTTGGTTTGCAGCCGCGACGGCGGTTTCACGGGCGATTCTGTGAAACAGCGGACTTCCCCTGAAACCGTCTCTGGCGCCGCTATAATGCAGAGGTTCTGATTCCGCCCAGAAACTCGCCTCAACTCCCTCCATGCCAAATCTCCCCCCCAGCTTCCCGTCCCCTGCCGATGAGAATGCTCCCGGTCGTCCTGTGCCCTGGGTCCCAGTGCTTCGATGCATCCTCTGCCGGAGTGGCAGCCAGGAGCACGCTGGCTGGCCCTGGAGGGTCGCGTTGCTCGGCTGCCTGTGCCTGAGTCATTTCGTGGCGGACGCGGCTCATGGTGCGGAACCCGCCACGGCAAACGGCCCCGCACCTGGCGATGTAGCTCCCGTCGACTTCAATTCCCAGATTCGCCCGATCCTCGTCGCGAATTGCACGTCGTGTCACGGTGGGGTGAAGCAAGCCGGTGACGTCTCGTTCATCTATCCCGAGCAAGTCCTGCCGCCGGATGGCTGGATCGTGGAACCGGGTGACCCAGACGCGTCGATCCTGATCGAACGCATCACAACGGACGATGCCGACATCCGCATGCCGCCGCCGGACGAGCATCCCGATCCTCTGTCTCCGGAAGACATTGAGTTGCTACGTCGCTGGATCGCCGAAGGAGCCCCCTGGCAAAACATGTGGGCGCTCACGCCATTGGCACCCGCCGTGTCATCCGTCACTTCCGAGCAGGCCAGCAAAGAGAGACCCCGTTGGGGAACGCAATCACTCGATCAAATCGTGCTGGCAAACTTAACAGCCAAGGATCAAACGCCCAGTGAAGAAGCACCCGCGGAGCAGTGGCTCCGACGAGCCTCGTTTGATTTGATCGGATTGCCACCGTCGGAAGCACAACTCACGGGGTTTCTCTCGAAGCTGGAAGCTTCGTCTTCGCCGAACGAGAAAGAAGCTGCCTATGCCGCAGAAGTCGACGCGATGTTGGCCGAGTCTCACTTTGGCGAACGTTGGGCATCGGTGTGGATGGACCTCGCTCGCTACGCCGACTCGATGGGGTTCGAAAAGGATCCTCACCGTGACATGTGGCCGTACCGTGATTGGTTGATCGAGGCTTTCAACGCCGACATGCCCTACGATCAATTCACTATCAAGCAACTGGCGGGCGACTTGGTCGAAGACGCGACCGCGGAAGACTGGATCGCAACCGCGTTTCATCGCAACACACAAACCAACACCGAAGGCGGGACCGACGACGAAGAGTTTCGCATCGCCGCGCTGATCGACCGAGTCAACACGACTTGGACGGTGTGGCAGGCCAGCACCTTTGGTTGCGTGCAGTGCCATTCGCATCCGTACGATCCGATCGAACACAACGAGTACTACGCATCGTTGGCGATGTTCAACGACACGATGGATGTGGATCTGCCAGACGAGTATCCGACCATTCGGATTCCCAACGATCCGTCCCAATTGGAACAAGCGATCGATGTGCAGCGACGAGCTGAAGAACTGCGTCAGCAACGCAATGCGGTCGGATGGAACGTTGCCCACACCGCGAAATGGCAGTCGCTGGCACCAGCTTCGTTTGCAACCACCGACGGCAAACTGAAGCAGGTCGACAATCAAATCGTCACCGATGGCGGAACCTTCCCGCCTGGCACGAAGTACACGATCGAGTTGGATCTCGAGAGTTTGCAAACTCAATTGGGTGAGCAACCGTTGTCGGCGATGAAGCTGGACATCTTGCCGCTCAGCGATGATCCGGCGCAGTGGCCTGAACAGGGTTCCGTGCTCAGCGAACTCACCGCCGAATGGATCGACGCCGAAGGCAAGGCCAACCCGGTCGAGTGGGCCGGAGTCATCGTGGATGCGATCACCGGCAGCTCCGAACCGGACGATGTTCTTCGTGGCAACGCGTCGGGTGCCGGCGAATACCCGAAGCTGACCGGGCCACGCCAAACCGTGTTTGTGATGCGAAAGCCAAATTCCTGGGAGTCGCTGAACGAAAAGTCCATTCGCACCTTGCGATTGACGATGCGTCAGTCGCACTCGACCTCGGGAAACGTTGCCACACCGATCCGTCGATTGGAATGGTTCGCGACATCGGACGAGGAAGCCAGCCAGTTGCTCGCCAGCGACCAGTGGA includes these proteins:
- a CDS encoding BBP7 family outer membrane beta-barrel protein, which gives rise to MSKRLFYFCIFGTLAVMAAPLHAQTNSTRSNQSGSVRNASYIEQNARASWQPVRDLSQKTTSQSTNANRPKSANVRLVDHTSPLPSPPMPPSIHPIIEEGPMTHSMPLDGQVIYDPMLDGGCDSMPMGSCGCGDHGCDGGCGSLSYGGCDGIGCGSGVCHNGDPMCGEYNDCDAMRPCMTLCWPQDGWFSAEYLMWWQDGMSLPPLVSTDVLPSQRFPNDPGRVLYGGEDVLTDNMDGLRLKFGFWLDKCHTWGIGAEGFGIGEETDSYRASGADSQYLGRPFINVANGSVEDQQQVAFPSQLAGTVAVDVDSRLRGWGINLRHLRRSETSCSQGVFCGCPEHTCERIEYLIGFRQVELREGVRITEDLTSIPSGTAAVMQYDIFDDFRTRNQFNGLDLGWMYKRTRGYWTFDALIRLGVGNTRQRVTIDGETSIDGAAAQKGGLLAQNSNIGEYSRDEFSVLPQLDLTLGYQVTDQLRATFGYTFLYWSNVVRPGDHIDRRVDTAQLPNGAASTVLADYPAFEFDNSDYWAQGISFGGEYRW
- a CDS encoding PSD1 and planctomycete cytochrome C domain-containing protein — protein: MPNLPPSFPSPADENAPGRPVPWVPVLRCILCRSGSQEHAGWPWRVALLGCLCLSHFVADAAHGAEPATANGPAPGDVAPVDFNSQIRPILVANCTSCHGGVKQAGDVSFIYPEQVLPPDGWIVEPGDPDASILIERITTDDADIRMPPPDEHPDPLSPEDIELLRRWIAEGAPWQNMWALTPLAPAVSSVTSEQASKERPRWGTQSLDQIVLANLTAKDQTPSEEAPAEQWLRRASFDLIGLPPSEAQLTGFLSKLEASSSPNEKEAAYAAEVDAMLAESHFGERWASVWMDLARYADSMGFEKDPHRDMWPYRDWLIEAFNADMPYDQFTIKQLAGDLVEDATAEDWIATAFHRNTQTNTEGGTDDEEFRIAALIDRVNTTWTVWQASTFGCVQCHSHPYDPIEHNEYYASLAMFNDTMDVDLPDEYPTIRIPNDPSQLEQAIDVQRRAEELRQQRNAVGWNVAHTAKWQSLAPASFATTDGKLKQVDNQIVTDGGTFPPGTKYTIELDLESLQTQLGEQPLSAMKLDILPLSDDPAQWPEQGSVLSELTAEWIDAEGKANPVEWAGVIVDAITGSSEPDDVLRGNASGAGEYPKLTGPRQTVFVMRKPNSWESLNEKSIRTLRLTMRQSHSTSGNVATPIRRLEWFATSDEEASQLLASDQWKQLSESLAQARKEASQIKGPKLPIVSNRPDTAGRETRVFVRGNWMERGEQVDPAIPVAFTQGTSVRPADVKNRLDLAQWLVSNDNPLTPRVWANRIWAQLFGIGLVETQEDFGSSGLQPTHPQLLDHLAFRLRDEHRWHLKPFLRELVLSSTYRQTHHVSKELQQADPRNQWLARGPRTRLTAEMVRDQALAVSGLLTEQIGGPSVMPPQPDGVWQTVYSGASWKTATGPERYRRALYTYWRRTSPYPSFLTFDSPTRDLCAPRRIATNTPLQALVTLNDPVYAECGKALVEQTAAADSQDASNPIESQIARMFVWVTQSEPSEWELHELKALYDDLDETSGVPQGDGKLDVDQNALAIVASTILNLDKALTK